From a single Pirellulaceae bacterium genomic region:
- a CDS encoding DUF1501 domain-containing protein, giving the protein MQPQHVPHHHAFSSWTPLMPEGLVCRSRRNMLKASLAGVAGLSLPHLLAQRASAASASRASNKSLILLWMTGGPSHIDTWDPKPLRPVENRGPFGVISTKLPGVQICEHLPLQAAMMDRLTLIRSVDARFSNHEPNMVFQTANLDAEPRVNAEASTYPAIASIVAKHHGANQPGMPPYVGFYRSNSHIAFAGALGQQYGPFQGNQAARLPIYDQVGKDSGRVSGGELFQPVGGLDFQRMSDRRQLLGDLDSLRRELDNIGTMQAMDAYHQQAIDMLVGQRARQAFDLSLEPADVRQQYGQHLWCQQALLARRLVEAGVSFVTLDLSYHTASGTWDTHGDNIPPYGGISKGLKPLLPLFDHLFTTLVNDLERRGRLEDVLIIAMGEFGRTPQIGTQQSTDGRDHWPQVMSMMMAGGGLRHGQVIGATEADGGSIKHRPVTPGDLASTIYRYFGVPLETQYLDHRGRPRNIVDQGMPIAELF; this is encoded by the coding sequence ATGCTCAAAGCCAGCTTGGCAGGCGTCGCAGGTCTTTCGCTACCTCACTTGCTGGCGCAGCGCGCCTCGGCGGCGTCAGCTAGCAGGGCTTCCAACAAGAGCCTGATTTTGCTGTGGATGACCGGTGGCCCCAGCCATATTGATACTTGGGACCCCAAGCCACTGCGACCGGTGGAGAATCGAGGGCCGTTTGGCGTCATTTCAACGAAGTTGCCAGGTGTACAGATTTGCGAGCACCTGCCGTTGCAAGCCGCGATGATGGATCGGCTGACGCTGATTCGTTCGGTGGATGCGCGATTCAGCAACCATGAGCCGAACATGGTCTTTCAAACGGCAAATTTGGATGCTGAACCACGGGTCAACGCCGAGGCATCCACCTATCCGGCCATCGCCTCGATCGTGGCCAAACACCATGGTGCGAACCAGCCTGGTATGCCGCCTTATGTGGGGTTTTATCGCTCGAATTCGCATATCGCATTTGCGGGCGCGCTCGGGCAGCAGTACGGACCGTTCCAAGGTAATCAGGCGGCTCGATTACCGATTTATGATCAGGTTGGAAAAGATTCGGGGCGTGTCAGTGGAGGAGAGCTATTTCAGCCCGTCGGTGGACTGGATTTTCAACGTATGTCCGATCGACGACAATTGTTGGGTGACTTAGATTCGCTTCGCCGTGAATTGGACAATATCGGGACGATGCAAGCGATGGATGCCTATCACCAACAAGCAATCGACATGTTGGTGGGCCAGCGGGCTCGACAGGCCTTTGACCTGTCGCTCGAACCAGCCGACGTGCGCCAGCAGTATGGCCAGCATTTGTGGTGCCAACAAGCTCTGCTGGCTCGGCGTTTGGTGGAAGCCGGTGTGTCTTTTGTAACATTGGACCTCAGTTACCATACCGCCAGTGGAACGTGGGATACTCACGGCGACAACATTCCGCCCTATGGCGGCATATCAAAAGGTCTGAAGCCACTGCTGCCGTTGTTTGACCACTTGTTTACGACATTGGTCAACGATTTGGAGCGTCGTGGGCGACTGGAAGACGTATTGATCATTGCGATGGGCGAGTTCGGGCGGACGCCGCAGATCGGAACGCAACAGAGCACAGACGGGCGCGATCATTGGCCACAAGTTATGTCGATGATGATGGCCGGCGGTGGCTTGCGGCATGGTCAGGTGATTGGAGCCACGGAGGCTGACGGCGGTAGCATCAAACATCGCCCGGTAACGCCCGGCGATCTGGCTTCAACAATCTATCGTTACTTTGGCGTTCCCCTGGAGACTCAATACCTGGATCATCGTGGTCGCCCGCGCAACATCGTTGACCAGGGAATGCCCATTGCGGAGCTGTTCTGA